The window TAACCTCTAGAGCCTCTTTTTGTGGAGATGATGATAGCACTGTGGACAGAAGTTCAACGCTATTGCGAGCCACCTCAAAAGCCTCGTCGACTTGTACAGAAGGGGCAGCACGGACTGGAGCAAAACTTTCATCTGGAATTTCTTGATACCCGTCCTGTGCTGCATCAGAATATGGTTCAGCTGCAGGTACTGAACGGGGAGGAGTAAATATTGGCGCAAGGCTCTCATCATCGCGGCCAGGGAAGCGAATTCCCCTAGATCTTAAGCTCTGCAACGAAAACCAAATGATATAAGTTTCAGGCAGTCTAATGATACAAGTTTCAGGCACAACATTGTGCTATGGATGCAGTGTAAACTGCACTAAAGGAATGTTTATGAAAATGCATCCTAATTATCCCTCCAATTAACATAAGTAACTTAATATCTAGTTATCCACAATTAACCAAAGTTCAAAAGGAACTAAATAAGCTTTCTCAGATTCTTGGCAGATCAGCAGTAAAGCACTGTGTTCCGGTAAAATCAGCTAGTTTAACCAGAGAGCATTCCGTGTATGTTGATCATCAATAAGTACCTTGTATGTTTCTTCATACACGGGAAGGTAGCGGAGCTCCTCTCCTGACTCCCCCCATGCTTCAATAAGCATGAGCGCCTTGTTTCTGTTGTTGACTATAGTCTGCGGGTCATCAATAAGCTTCACCATTTCATCAAGGACCCGCTCCGCAGCAATCTCGGAGAAAGCCTTCTCGCAGTTCTTGACAATGGTCTCGAGGAGGACAAGAGCCAGATACTGCACCCTCGGGCTCTTGAGCATGATTCGCCTCTTGATGGCGCGGATGAGCTCGACGCTGTTGACCCTCTCGGTGTTGGCCATATCGCATATCTCAAGATTGGTAGCCCAATCAGGGCCGTCCATGGTCTCCAAGGTGGCCTCGTCAACAATCTTGTCGGCCATGTTCTGGCCTTGGAAGAACTCCTTCATCTTGAAACTCATGCTAGTGACGCCGGTGGACATCTTGCGGCTGACTTCCGCGCCGCTGATCTTGAGGCGCTCACCCAGGGCGTTAACTTTGTCCATGAGATTGTCGCTCATCTTGTTACAGTGATCCGGCAGTCAGTCGATACCTGGCGTGATCCTGCAGGCAAGTAAAGTGCTACGTCAGGACAAGATAGCAAAGAAGAAATCGAGCACCAAAATTGCAATTCACTATCAGCCAAGAAGGGGGATCCAAGCAGCCCAGAACATGAACAGCTGCCAGTAGTAGATTGCGGGTGGGAGGTTATCGGAAGCTGAACAACCTACCTACGTTCTTGAGCATATCTGACAGAAACTAGAACCGGTCCTTGTGATGCTACAGCTAGGGTTTCTTGCTTGTTTGGTGCCCAGAAAAAAAAGGGGGGCGACGCAACTTGCAGGGCCATTTCTTGGCCGTGGAGATTGAACTGAACTGGTAAAGTATCGCGTAGATGGATTGCTACACAAGTTGACTGACAGGACAGGTAGTACTCTTTGTTtatgtatttagtttttttttgtATGTACGATTGATTTACAAGGGAAGGGAACACATCGCAAGTTGGCAAGAAAAGAAACGGAAATCGGGGGACGGTGGTGGTTTGATCGCGCTTAGACGAGCAGTATACATACGATGGACAATTTTGAGTTGGATATGGGGattgggggcggcggcggcggcagaagcaGTGTTAGTAGCAGGGAAGCGCAAGAAGAAGAGTAGGCAGGCTGAGAAGGGTGGAGAAATCAGCAGCCCGAAGCGAAGAGCGACGACGGCGGTGAcagaggtcggggtcggggctcaCCTTGTTCCCAATTCGTCGGCggctccctcctcctcctcctccttccccggcTCAGGCAGGCGCAGAGTAGGCGAGTCGTCTGCTGCGGCTGCCAAGGCCAAGGGCGTGATGGATGGATTTCAGGTCTCAGGATGGAATGGATTCCACCTTGGAGCTCCTTCCGTCCCCACTTCTCCTTTTTCCCTCTTCTActacttttttctttttttttttagaTTGCTGTTTTCCCTCTTCTACTTTTCGCCTTCCTGTGGGTGGAAGGAATGGTGCAAACCCAGTTGGACGGGCAAAGGTCACGTACGCTAACCTATTAGAGCAGCAATTATTAACATTGCGTGGTCATCATTTGATTATCCTTCATTATCTACTGACATGATAGTCTTCGTAATCCTGGTGATCGTGTCATCAGGTGATCCAACTCAACTGTAAGATCAGCCAGAATTCCATGAGGAAGGAAATCGAGCTTTGTTGCAAGAGAAAATCAACCATGCTCGCCTAATCAATCTTCCTTCTTTCAGGATCAGGAGGATTCAGACTCCAGCTGTATTGGCTTGCCGCGTCTTCAGAGCCCTGCCTGCCTGCGACCGCGTGCTCTGGACCTATAAAATTCAACGCGCTCACGCATACAAATAATCTTTCTTCCACACCTATTCATATCTTCCTACTGTCGCCGTCCAAATCCAAATGCTTCAGTAATAAATTCAGACGAGAGCGACCGACGCCTCCAGATAAAACACAGGTTACATCCACGCAAGGTCAACAGTTAGGAGCCAAGACAAATAGGAAGGCGACACATATTGGGCTCTGTATGTATATATCATGTCatgtgtctccaaattttggagCAAAAGAATTAATATGTACACAAAACTAATCAAAAAATAGGACGAGTTAACTTTTAGCACAAAAAGGAAATCGAGCCGACTGCCTGCCAGGATCCAGGGACCAATCTGTATTTGCTGGACCAATCTGGCCCAGATGATAGCCATCTCATACAGCAGTAGCTCTTCACAAAAGATGGAACACATGCATCATCTGCTGCTGGGTTCCGCCGTGCTATTTAGGATTAGACTGACAATAGCCGCAGACTTCTTGTCACCACATGAGCACGGTGTAGGCAGCAGCATATCACACGGTTTTTCCTTCACGCGACTTCAACAACTTACAGGGTCTGCAGGGCCGCCGTCGCAGCCTCATCCATGATTAGTAACTGTGACGACATCAAAGTTTAACAAGGCCTTCCCAGCAAAAACCCACAACTTTGCACTATAGCAGTTCATCTACTCCATCGAAAAGAAATGAGAAATCCAGGCCTGAAAATTGAAGGAGCCGCAAATTATTTGTTGTGCAAATGCAATCCATCAAATTAACTTCCTCTAAGCTAAGAAAACCATCTTTGGAATGGAAACGGTTACTCCTATGGCTATTATGTTCAATACATTATACTACAATCGTTTATCTTTTCCAGGGGTCGCTTACTAGATCAGATGCATCATACAAAAATATGAAATCACAATTTTCTTGCATGGTACCAACGGTCTTCTGATTTCTCATGCAAGCTGCATATGCAAAACTGCTACAGCATTTATGAGCTCCACTTTCTTTGCTGATCGACTAGCATAAACATAAAGCAATGGAATCTACGTACACAAAAAGTCCATGTGAAATTGCACTTTGCACCAACCCAAACTACTCACGTATGTCAAATTACCAAACTGGCAAATGTCGCACTGGGATAAATGCATGTGTGTGTttaatgcaacaaacaaatactACCTCCGTCCGGAATTAGTTGTCGCTGAAAAGGATGCATCTagcatgtctagatacatccgtttgagcgacaagtaattccggatgGAGGGAGAAGCGGATGGTGATCAGGTCAGTATAGAACAAACCTGAGAAAGCTTAGTTTCATCGCCATGGTTGCGAGAGTGAGATGGCAGGGTTTGACGAAACTGCTCCACGGTCTCTAAAGATAGCAGACTTGAGGACATTATATTGATCAACAACTGAATTGTACAGAGCCTCTGAGAATATCCCCCTTGCCTGTATTTAATAAATCAACTTAACATTCTTCCCACCGGAACAAAGAAAAAACACTAAACAAAGAAACACAAGGTCCAACAAAAAATATAAGTGAGCAAAAGCTGAAAGTAACTTAAAGAAATTGTAAGCACTACGCTAAGTTTTCTGTGCAATAATTTTCAGGACGATATTTTCAGGAATGCAGATCTTTATCCACCAGATGGATGAGGAACCCACAATGCATGCAGCCCTTTTGAATtttcaaaagaaaagaaaaataatcATGTATAAAGGTTATGGTATATCCCGTGCCCTGTATGGAAAAGAAATGTATAAATTTCACCAAAAATATGACTACTTATAACGTGCACAAAAAAAGGTGAATAGTACCATGTTACTATCACATAGTGCTTTTTTGTCCTGAACAGGTTGCCAATGATCCTATTTTTGCAGATGCTCATGATATATCATAAACCTTTGCAGACGCATGCAACATGGGTCGCACAAGCCACCGATTGCAGATTCTATTTACCAAGATTTTCAGACTAGAGAGAATGGCTAGCGGGAGTTAAAATTCACAAGATTACCAACATTCGCATTGCAACATGGAAATGCATCCACCAGTCCCAAGGGAGATTGATAGAGTTGGTGATGTAGAATCAGAAGAAAAACCAGTGGAAACAAATACCTAATTATGCAATAACGCAACAATAACTTGATTCCCACCCATTAAACAAAAACAAGAGCAA is drawn from Aegilops tauschii subsp. strangulata cultivar AL8/78 chromosome 1, Aet v6.0, whole genome shotgun sequence and contains these coding sequences:
- the LOC109771896 gene encoding TOM1-like protein 1 — encoded protein: MSDNLMDKVNALGERLKISGAEVSRKMSTGVTSMSFKMKEFFQGQNMADKIVDEATLETMDGPDWATNLEICDMANTERVNSVELIRAIKRRIMLKSPRVQYLALVLLETIVKNCEKAFSEIAAERVLDEMVKLIDDPQTIVNNRNKALMLIEAWGESGEELRYLPVYEETYKSLRSRGIRFPGRDDESLAPIFTPPRSVPAAEPYSDAAQDGYQEIPDESFAPVRAAPSVQVDEAFEVARNSVELLSTVLSSSPQKEALEDDLTTTLVQQCQQCQYTIQRIVETAGDNEAQLFEALSIHDELQKVLSKYEDLKEPIVAEPEPEPAMIPVTVEPEESPRAVGKDTPARKSAGSGGRSTGGDDLLQDLDDMIFGKKAGTSSQQERTPRKEKKDDFIGL